In Blastopirellula sediminis, the following proteins share a genomic window:
- the rpiB gene encoding ribose 5-phosphate isomerase B, producing the protein MRIAIGSDHRGVSVRHSIIELLKRLGHEVHDVGAFDCGSVDYPDIAATVSQSVAASEVDRGILICGSGIGMAIVANKVPGVRAATCHDDLTAEMSRRHNNVNVLCLSADMLGERLIDRMVEIWLTTEFEGGRHARRIEKISEFEKRLHEHDPS; encoded by the coding sequence ATGCGCATCGCCATTGGCAGCGATCATCGCGGCGTCAGCGTTCGTCATAGCATCATCGAGTTGCTGAAGCGACTAGGGCACGAGGTGCATGACGTCGGCGCGTTTGATTGCGGTAGCGTCGATTACCCAGATATCGCGGCGACGGTCAGTCAAAGCGTCGCCGCGAGCGAAGTCGATCGGGGAATCCTGATCTGCGGCAGCGGCATCGGCATGGCGATCGTCGCCAACAAAGTCCCCGGCGTCCGCGCCGCGACTTGCCATGATGACCTGACGGCCGAAATGAGCCGGCGTCATAACAACGTCAACGTCTTGTGCTTGTCGGCCGACATGTTGGGAGAACGCCTGATCGATCGGATGGTCGAAATCTGGCTCACCACCGAATTCGAAGGAGGGCGTCACGCTCGTCGGATCGAGAAGATCAGCGAGTTTGAAAAACGCCTTCACGAACACGATCCGTCGTAG